gtttgatttttgtattattatatcttaCACGATACAATGGCATGtgatatagaaaaaattgaAGATAACGAAAAAGAAAACCCCAATATAGTTATTCAATTAAACACTTTAGGGCTTGATGAATTAGTTTCACTAACTTTAAAACTAGAAGAGGTTTGTATattaaacaataataaaaaaaaaaaaaaaaaataataataataataataaaaataataataataataataataataataataataataataaaaataataataataatgtactATATTGTTGCACGGTTTTAATTACCATACATATATGAAAAAGTATGCTCTCATATATTAGTTATCACACATAactgtgcatatatattttcttaaaaattGATATGTCATCTtatttgaataaataaacaCGTATGTATTTTCCCACTTTTTAGGAATGgaagttaataaaaaaaaattatacaattttaGAAGGGGCTGTAGTAACTTATGATAAATGCAAAAATTCTGTAAAACAACTAAACccttcaaaatataaaagtaagAATTATAATGCATTTATAAATGAACTTGAAAAATcagatttaataaaattgccTAATGAGAATACAATCACTGATAATAAAAGTGAACAAGTTGgtacagaaaaaaaaaacgaaccTATAGATATTCATATTCCATTAACATCTTTAGTATATATACcaggtaaaaaaaaaaaaaaaaaaaaaaaaaaaatatgggaaaaaaataagaaaaatatgggaaaattacaattttatgaaagctctcatttttatatgtctacaatttttttatttttcatctttttccttttttttttcgaattaACTTCCAAAGGGAAAATCGTTGATACGGAAAATTTTTTGGTCCATATGGGTACCAACTATTATGTTCAAAGAAATTCTGACCAAACAATagaatattttgataataaaataaaaaaattaaatgaaaaaattaaaaaaattaaagttACATTGAtagaaaaaagaaatgaaataGAATTATGTAAACattatattcaaattaaaAGAGGACAACAAATCAATGAGACCAATCAAAATCACCAAACTACATCAGTACGAACTATAGCCTAATTTatccacaaaaaaaaaaaaaacacacacacacacatatatatatatatatatgtatatatatatatgataatatttatgtcAAGCCAATGGTAATCGCCTTGCAAATATGTTAGTGACATTCGAAGCAAACTTTCATAAATATTGTTgcgataattttataaatatatattctgctattttagtaaaatttcgctttattacatttatccaacttattctttattttttaattaaaaattaaaaataaaaaattaaaaataaaaattagaaaGCCTTATGTATAGTTCTGTATGTACACATCATACCTCCTACATGTATGtgtatgtataattttttttttttttttcaattttcataaaaatcatataaaaattatataaaaacaagTTTTATgataatcatattttttgtagttattattaaaaaaacataaaataaatttacatGTCTACTTTTCGTATATGGTGAAATATtcattatgcatatatttttttataagttcgtatttaaaaaataatttacaaaaaaaaagtgcaacttatttatgaaaaagttaaataattaatatgaGTCCAATATAGtcatacaaatatattatctcATACTTTTAGtgtaagatatattttttataagatttatattttcaattattatatattttaatataagaggatatttattttgaataatcaaattttcataagtaattaatatatgattagATAAACCATGACAATATAATGCTATGCTAGTAAATGCATGAATTAATGACATCCAAAATTTTAACTCACTAAAAtcgttttttaaaaaaaatgaatctaATGTTATATAATAATCTTCAATTTTATCATGTGTAACCTTGATAGATTCTAAATTATGGGCTATAATATCTAATATATATCtacttattaaataataataattagattttgtttttaataaaattataaattcattttttaaaactaataataatctataattattttttattatattatataaacctTTTAATAACTCTTTTATACAATccttatttaatatttcaaGAATTTCTGAACAtcttaatttatataaaactagTTTTGTAATTTGGTATAaccattcattttttttgctccataaaattgttttaaaatataccctaaaatatttgttcatattttttacgaTCTCTTTAATCttgattttgttttttatctCTCTAAAGAATGAAAGAAAAGATGCAAATAAAAGGGAACGATACAGTAGCAATCGTAGAGAAATAATGCGTAACAATCGTAGAACATACACAAGTAGCGTCTAAATGTAAAAGGAAAACATTTATTACCTGTACATATTAATATGGTCTAACTCTTGAATAGCTGTTTTCTCAAAACCTGTAATGTAGCAAACATTTGCAAACATTTACAAACATGATTAATTATTTCACTTTTTACCAACATATTGCATACACATATtcctaatttttttatatcatcttAAAACAATTTACATACCTTCTTCTTCTCCTTTGAAGTGGTTATAAATAGTGTCCTTTTTGTTTTCATGATTAATGTACATAATATTGGAAACACTTTCCTAAAtatttcacaaaaaaaaaaaaaatttagaaaaaaaaatttagaaaaaaaatatataccaaacaatatgtatgcatgtatgtatatatgtatgcatgtatgtatgcatgtatgcatgtatatctCATTTAGACACCGTTAGATTATGGACAATTATTATGCTGATACAATTTCACATTgttatgcatttttttgtaCCATATTTTCAGTAGTTATCAATAAGGGAATATATAAGAGATAACAAAAAACatctttataattattatcatatattaaatgtggtaatatataaattaaatcatttttaaatattctataatgatgaaaatatattctcAAAATTATAGAAGCATATttgtcaaaaaaaaatgtcttgGGCTTAagtatattcatattttttattataaaatcaaaaaatgtaattgctattaaataatttttatattccttagataataatatatataaataattagaTGCTTTAAAAAATTGATCTTCtgttgaaaataataaaacaaattgaACCATTGAAACCACTATACTTGTATTCATATGTttaagtaatttttttttgatatttattattaaattataagaatcatttataaatattttattaaaacaacatatattaattaaaatagatatacaattaattaaaaaacaagaaatataacttttatttatactatttggaattattttttttttttttgtaggAGATgatactaatatatattcctCAAAATGTTCtaccatatattttatataataaaaaatgccttttaaaaaatcttcattataatgatcttttatttcatatattaatattttccctttttccatgtcataataaatattttcattttttaaaatatcaatTTGGTTATTTTTATGTCCATTTTCTTCACTTTTTCCTATgtctaaaatattatttttatttatatttttttcatttaattttatatcttcattaattatattattttcaagaTCATTAAAATATCTATGAAAGATGTTTTTACACAATGAATAATTAATTAATGTACTAATGTAATCATTTTGTTCTGTCTCCATTTTATTCTTTACATGTATAAGAGTTGTttcattcttttttttattcctaaaaaatattattaagtaaaatttattatattatctcCATAGACTAATATAAATACTATCTTTATGCATTGTAgaaaatgtatatttttttgaatagcATTTCGCTAACACTTTTAAGGGGTGAGAAGGCTGAAAATGTAGACACAAATTGtgtatacatatacacatacatatatacacacatatatacatatacgaTGCAGAATGTGAAGCAATGTATTCTAGcccaatattatttttgttcatttattTAGTGGCTACATTTTTTACAACTTTTCTTTTTACCTTTCCTTGATTAATGTGATATAATCTTGTTTTATCAAATCGGATATAATCGAAAAAAAGAGAACACTCATGTGCTTTTCAACATTTATGGAATTATTTTCGACTAAAAATATTGTGAAATTATCCTTCACATGATCAtcaattttgttttttgctccatttttattaattaaaatataatgataaaaaatatattttaaagttTGTATTTTGGTTGTAAAATTGTTCGAATTGAGTAACAATAAtgatatgtaaatatttttatccgGGTTTTCTGAATTTTTTAAGATGGATAAAAATGTGTTAgttaaatttttttcttcatagTGTAAtggtaatatataaaaaaacataaatgagTTATAGCCTTTCCATATGTCAGGGTAGCatgcaaataatttattcgTTTTGTTATCAAtcaatttaattaaattaatcattaatattttttctccATTATGAGTATGATTTTCACTATCTACATGAACAAGCAATAGCCGTAAAAGGGAGTCAACTTGGTCTTTTATATTCTACAAAATGTgtgcaaaaaataatacaaataaaaaaaaaaacagtgtatatatatgtttcaGCAGTTTTTATTTCACCATCAAGTATGaaattcaaaataataaGTGGCATTGAAATAATGCttcctttattattattttattcattctAAAAGTACAAATATACACAGAATGAACATACTTGTGGTCatataaaagtataattaaaaaattaggCACAAATTAAATGATTGTTCATGTAAAAAAGATACATTTAGCaagctatttttttaatatcccattttataatttcataaaaaaaaaaaacctgCATATGTACACACATTATGCAacattaaaacatattttttttaatttaatagcTAGCCAATTTACAAAATacgaaataaattatgacaTGGTCATACAAATTTATACATGTgaatttcctttttttccttttttcattttttccttttttcattttttcatttttcttataatatacttttaaaaagTTCCCAACATCGTCAGTCATATGGAACatgaaaattaaataaagttCTCTTAATAGCTTCAAAAGATTTTCTCTCGATTCATCTTTTCCAAAAGTTTGTAATTCTAACAATTTTcttaattcatatattttttcttttatatccattaaaaaaaacacaaggataaaaaacaaaaacaaacACAAAAACAAAAgttattaaattaaaatgcAGTGGAGTAAAACAGGGAagaaatgataaaattaaagcTGTTCATATAGTCGTATATACacacattatatataaacattttatttcattaatataaCTAATCCTTTATTTTggtttaatttaatttattttatttattttattttattttataaacattatgcagtaatacatatatatttttttttttttttgcaatgTATTCATTATATGGGGATATGAATAATGCTGCAAATAAAGGGGGCTATTTTTTCCCCTCTATTTGtatgcattatttttttttactatgtATAATGCATAaacatatatgcataatataatttatcctatatatttatttttttaaataataaaatgaataaaattttatattcaacAAAAAGGATTTcctttcctttttttttctttcttttcttttcctttttttttttttttttttttttttttatcgttGGCACAATCTCAATTATATactatccattttttttcattacaCAAATAATGCATATGTAGTTACAAATTTTAGTAAATcttttttagtaataattttttcgTTCCCttgtttttatttgattttattttatttgattttatattcatttgttTATTGCACTTTATTTGATATACATTATTATGACGCTAAATTTTCATTGCCTTGTTGGGCCTGTTGATCTCCCTCCTGATTgtcattttttctttcaaCATATAAGCATGTTTTTTTGTCTGCATCCTTTTTTACATCACATGAAAATGATTTATCGTCTTTTTGACAATCATCTGTTGacatgcatattttttttctttcaatAAAAAGTTTATCGAATTctttttcatcaaataattGTGATGAAAGCCTAATTCGAAAATTTTTCTTCTCAAAGGAATTAATATctgattttaatttatttatattattatttgtgatATTATCTGTCATTTCatttgtttctttatttacattattaaaaatattgtttatattagtattgtTTGGATCATCTTTATTtgcaatattattttcatttagtTGCCATAATTCTTTCCATTtctcttttctttttttttcttcatcaaGCCAAAGGTTTTCAAAATTCttaaaatgaatattatatGACTTATTAAAAGTTACAAACAATTTTTCTTTACACTTCATTAGTACTTGCCCGTAGCCCTTACATCCCTGCAATCGTAGAAAATAAAAGGCGATGGAAATAGAAAGCGGTGAAATAGAAAGCGGTGAAATAAAAAGCGGTGAAGATAAGAAAGCGATGAATGTAAAAAAGcgtgaaaataaaaaaaaaacttttttGCGTACCTTCAAAAATTCCTCAAAAGATTTCTTTTTACTTTCATTTAAAAATTCAGATAATATTTTCTCGACTTTTCTCAtagatgaaaaatattttttattggtTTTTTCCTTAATGCTTATTaaggtatttttttttaattcgtcAAATTCTATGAGCTCTCTTCTTCTGTTAAGCTCTTCAATCATTTCATCTAATGCCAATGATAGGCAATTGttaaatgtatttttttcattcatGGGGTTATTTAAATAGTAATATAtctgaataaaaaaaaaaaaaaaaaaaaatattttttttcatgaaatatacaatataaaaaatgcatacatatatatatatatatatatatgtatatatatatatatttgtgtgtGTGCGTGTGTGGCGGGACATGTTGATGTAGCCAACCTGTGGAGGGGCTATGGTATTCTCAGAAATATAGTAAACCTcgtttttgtatttattgtataatgcattttttttgtccAAATAAAAAgctattttttctttattaaaattgttGAAATTCCAAAAGCTGTGGGCATTTTTTATGTCTTGCCAATATTCTGTGAAATcgaaaaaatgtgaaaatgaATAGACATGTAtagataatatttttcctACAATTTATAATCGACTAAATGTGGTGATCATGTTGATATAAAAatggttttttttttttttcattttttgtaatacCTGAATGGTGAGAATTCGTTTCCGAATTTATAAGGTTGCTCACAAAACAAGTCGGAACTACCATCTCATTGTAACTACTATTGCAATAAATTTGCTCTTTTTGATCAatgatattaaataataaaaattgttcatCTGTTTCAgatatcatattattaatataataattatacacTAAATCAGCATCATTTTGTTCAAAattcattaatttatttttattttttttaaaaaaataaagttctttattatttgtgcAATGGGTTTCTTCTATAGTAAGATCAGGTTCTTCTTTTGTAAAAAcagatattaaaaaatatagagtaactttttttttttttaaattattcattaattgagaattatttaaaatttgcatatgctcatttataataataactacATCAAAATTGTTTGTATCATTACTTATCGTTTCAataatcatatttatatttcttgcaaaaataattgatatatcatttaaggaatgtaaatataataacatttttattaatttttctaatttatcTTCTCCAAAGTAACATATAagtattcttttttttaaaaacgaaaattttttaatcatatttttaagCAAATCGAATTTTTCAGATATGTTGAAatcttttaaattaaataattcttCATCTAATAAAAGTAAAGGGTGAATACATGCTCTACCTTTATTATCTCCTTCAACATTatcataaattattttttgtattccACTCATATAGGTAATAAGGAAACATTGCCTAAAATTATTGCTACTTCCAGCGTTCGCACCATTCGAAACATTCGCACCATTCGAAACACTTTCACCATTCGAAACACTTTCACCATTTTCAGCATTTTCAGCATTCGCGGCAGTTAGAAGCTGTGGCCTTTGACGATAAAATATGAAGAATTTTGATATGAACCTGTTCATAATGCTAGACAAAACCTTTTTATCCTCCTCATCAAAATATGCTGTTTCAAATTTATTTGCAATTGAACTATCGATCGGAATAAtggttaataaaaataatgccaaaataaaattccaaTTATCAGGAATatcatttaatataataattttttttcgaaaatttaaaaatcgAAGATCATTTAAAACGtttatttgatttaaaaTGTTAAAGTGACAAATAtctaatataatattttcacatACAATATGTAAAGTTTTAGGAACAAAAtcaatacatataataagaTTACCATTTGGGTTTGATActttattttcaataatattttcttcattattatatatagaaatatgtttaaatgcataaaataaatttttccatttatttatatttaaaatagatgtaattattactaaattatcattttcttttaatttatctttaACTATATATGCTACTTTTAATTTTctagaattatttttttcactatttataataagtatataatttttttcatataaaaattgtatatatttttctgatacatcaaaattatatttttttctttcatattcattttgtGGTAATTCttcattatacatttttttattatcactaaatatattattgtctaaattatcaaaagttttaaaaatgtttgtttctttttccatttttttatattccaaATAATTAAgatatatatccattttttttcgaaTATCTTGAAATTTTTCTTcagtaatattaaaaattatttttcttgattcataattttgtttCCTTTCTttcatatacatattataataattattatatgaattaaaaagTTGATTAAACAACGATTTCTTGGCttgtataaaatttattttattttgttcctTTTCTTCtatacaattattatttattacattataattattttcaaaaaaacgagttataaatatattatatcttaattttatttgaactttatataataatactttttttatttccattaatAATACTTTATTAATAGTTTCtaataaattgttattttcaatatttttataaatataataaaatatatatctaatatatttatttcgatatattaaatttctaatatttaatatctcttttgataatatatctataaattgaaaataatgaaaaggtaaatttttaattaagtTAAAAccataatttaaattatcattattatttaatctattattatttcttatcacttctaaataattatatatttcattatatatttgatcataaaaaaaaaaatcaaaaggCTCAATAATATgctcataataatttatatcaatcatattttctttattcatataattcggatttaatttttctataatttcttcatttatttcgaaatttatcacatttttattaatgcCGTTCACATCATTTTCCACGTTTCCGCTTATTACGTTATCTGCTACGTTATCTGCTACGTTATCTACTTTGGCTTCTGTTTCATCATTTACTTTATGTTCTGTTACGTTATCTACTTTTGGTTCTGTTACGTTATCTACTTTATGTTCTGTTACATTTTTAGTTCCATCTCCATCTCCATATCTGCTCTCGTCGGGAGGTGGGCCCACGCAAACAGAACTGCCCCCATTAGGCATTTCCAAATGATGatctttttttgtttttactAACTTATTTTgatcattataattttgaaaattataattaatgaTATCTTTAAAAAGAAGAGCATTCCATTCAGCTAgtgaaaaaatacaaatatattttagaattataaaatttatgtatactaataaattatgtaaataATCAACTTTTTTTAATGAGTGGTTAAAAtagaaattattaatatttgtttgtgttttttttaagggcttataatataaatttgatttattttttagtaatttttttaataaattttttatatatt
Above is a window of Plasmodium yoelii strain 17X genome assembly, chromosome: 9 DNA encoding:
- a CDS encoding prefoldin subunit 5, putative; its protein translation is MACDIEKIEDNEKENPNIVIQLNTLGLDELVSLTLKLEEEWKLIKKNYTILEGAVVTYDKCKNSVKQLNPSKYKSKNYNAFINELEKSDLIKLPNENTITDNKSEQVGTEKKNEPIDIHIPLTSLVYIPGKIVDTENFLVHMGTNYYVQRNSDQTIEYFDNKIKKLNEKIKKIKVTLIEKRNEIELCKHYIQIKRGQQINETNQNHQTTSVRTIA